The window AATTATGTTTTGACTTTTGCTTGAATAGTCACtaagattatatttggttgtgatctttgcaaaataactattttgggtgcagcagttgttagctagaatgctaacgatCATTGACATAGGCTTTAGTGTCACGTCCattcccgctccccctctccggtGCTCGACGTGGccagtctactaaccaccggtcctggcaacccatcctTACGCCCACTTGGCAACctttattacacacacctggacttcatcacctccttgattacttCTCCTTCATATAGCACTCTGTTGTTATAACCCACCAGGCAATATTGTTTCTGTTTCCATGTTCAGACGCTTGTTTTGTATCATTCTTTGGCATTAAACTCACTAACtgcacttgcttcctgactccctgcatcTACGTTACATGTAGcaaaagctagccaaagagcTATTTTACAGgttgaagtgttttgtttttttaagtataatgcagttgatttgcGTTGATGGCAaacatattaagcaggacattcatgcAAGCATTAAaatccaattataatccaaaagtagtATGAAAAGCACTCATACGCAACATGTAAATAGAGGATTTTTTGCTGCCATTCTATAAGAACTCCCCCATGTTCTGCCACCAACTTGGGTGCATCGCCCTCGTGCGGCAATGTTTGCAAATGCAAAAAGgggcctattggctacttagcttattcaagatacaaaatacaacactgcccctttaaagacagaaaaaagctctttacctgacttgcttttTAAAGAGGGCTAGAAATGCACGTGTTGTTCTCTTGTACGAAGCAAccactcccccattgctgactagAAATgagctataactgggctaataactcacttactggcaaagaatatgaacaaatgtacacacgtggctacatgcagctcttgctttgatctcaaatcaagcgcatctactcacgaccactcatgctgtaaacacagttcagttgaaagtgaatggcacagaacCATATTTGGAAATGGCCTATTTGCATATAGGGCTCCCATAACTCTGGTTATGGTGCACCGGTCTGTGTATGGGCCTGAGTCGTGCCTGTCAGTGGAATATAATCATACTTCAATGAACTCTGCCTACAAGAAAATATTGTTTGTTTTATTTCGGTATGTTGCACTGAAAACGTCTAATATTGTGTTGATttgatcacaattcccacagtatagggaaacgttgatagtgttaactaaaggggaaaactctagaacgttgatagtgttaactaaagggggaAACTTtagaacgttgatagtgttaactaaaggggaaaactctagaacatTGAGTGAAGTTGAATCTTGTGCTTCTCTGAGCAGGGTGATTTCTTCTGCACAGCCGTCCCGGGAGCTGCGTGCAGCTTAGTTGGAAACATTGCAAAGTAGCCCAAGAAATAGACTTTACATAAAAAATGAACAACAAAAGTGATGTGTTATCATTATGGATTGCCTAACACCGCCCACAACCAGTAGGCTAACTAATGCTGTTAACACACCGTTGTCTCAAGGAAAACTATTCAGACATAATCATATTCAAAGCACTGTTCAAGTTTGGCAGGGGAACTTGAGTTTAGTGGGCTGTTTCAGAAAAACATAGCCAAAGTCTAGCAATTCTCCCAGTAGCTGTTATCCACGTGTGACGAGAGCAGGGCTCTTCAAACCTGCTTCTAcagagctacagtcctgtaggttttcactccaaccctaatctagcaaaCCTGATTCTAAtgattagctggttgataagctgaatcggGGGTTgaagcaaaaacctacaggagggtagctctccaggaacagggtttgggttaaaacctacaggagggtagctctccaggaacagggtttgggttaaaacctacaggagggtatctctccaggaacagggttggagttaaaacctacaggagggtagctctccaggaacagggtttgggttaaaacctacaggagggtagctctccaggaacagggtttgggataaaacctacaggagggtagctctccaggaacaggaacaggtttaaaacctacagtagggtagctctccaggaacagggttttggttaaaacctacaggagggtagctctccacgaacagggttaaaacctacaggagggtagctctccaggaacagggttaaaacctacaggagggtagctctccaggaacagggttaaaacctacaggagggtagctctccaggaacagagttaaaacctacaggagggtagctatccaggaacagggtttgggttaaaccctacaggagggtagctatccaggaacagggtttgggttaaaacctacaggagggtagctctccaggaacagggtttgggttaaaacctacaggagggtagctctccaggaacagggtttgggttaaaacctacaggagggtagctctccaggaacagggtttgggttaaaacctacaggagggtagctctccaggaacagggtttgggttaaaacctacaggagggtagctctccaggaacagggttaaaacctacaggagggtagctctccaggaacagggtttggggctctccaggaacaggactgttttgcaaacattccataactgcagcTGGCAGTAAATCCCCAACCTTGACTTTATACTTGTTCATTAAAAATTAAGAGAGTCGCACACTCTATATATGTAAGCTCCCAGTAATTTATCGGGTAAAACACCAACGTTTCGCCATCACTGTGACTACACTGTGCCTGTTCAGACAATACCCTCCAGGTGGCAGTAAATAGGCAACCTTGGCTTCATACCTGTTCAGACAATACCATTCAGTTGGCAGTAAATAGGCAACCTTGGCTTCATACCTGTTCAGACAATACCATTCAGGTGGCAGTGTGCActctttcagtttgtttaccaactcatagaagtagtagtagttgaaCAAAATTGACAACTTCTGTGTGCTCACAGAAGCCATAAAGGAACCGATACAACGTTGCGATCTCAAAGTCTAAGGAAACCACTGTCCATTGGTTAATACCTTTATGAGGAAATAGTTACCACTGTACATGGAACTAAAATAGTACTGCCCAATCAGCCATGGAAATCTGACTCTGGTACTTCCTGATTTCTGCATCATCCACCAAAGAGTACATAAAGCATAGCCTTCATTTCAGACTAGGTCTATTCGTCTGCCTTCTACATGTGTAATCAGTGTGAAGTTTGAATAGAAAATGTTGGTGATCGAAATGCAAGCGTGCAAACATTTTGGCCAAATATACTTGGTCAAGGATTTACATAGAGCAATGCACCTCCTCTCTGCATTATCAATGACAATCACATAGAGGTAGATCAGTACTGCACATGTGGATAAATAAACGTCTTTAGTTCTTACCTGTGTGGGGTTTCCTCAGGTGGCATGACCCGGGTTCATGTCTACCACAACACGCTCCCTTCCCTGGTTCCTGGATGAGTACGGAGTTCCTGGACCTCCTCTCAGACTGCTCTGGATTGGAATGGTAACCTTTACTACGCACTGGGCCTGCCTCGCTCCCACTAGTCTCCGTCTGCTCTGGTCTcacctcttcctccaccaccggcacatcctccttctcctcttctccctcttccttATCTTCCTGTGATTGTTGTTGTTGCGGTGGCATTGGTGTTGCTGCAGCTGTTGCTGTTGCTGGCCCTGTGACAGGAATTGCAGTCTCACACTCCGTGGTGGTGGCTGTGCTGGTGTCTGGCAGGAGGGGCTTGTCTGTGGCAGCTTGGGCAGGCATGAAGAACACTTGGGATGTAGAGACAACATGGCTGAAGTTGTTGTCTGGCGGGTCGGCTGGGCTGGGTGCGGGTAGCGCATCCACCTCGGACACAGTGTCCTCTGTGATGGGGACATTAAACTCTGAGGGTGTGAGGGCTGTGGTGTGGTCCTCAGACAGCATGGGCGACTGCAGGGAGCTCTCCCCCAGCAGCTCACCTGGCCACGAGCCCAGGGTACCCCCGGACGTTGGGAGCTCTATGCTCACCTCCGGGGGCTTGCACTGCTCAGAGTTCTTGGAGAAGCGGTGGTGTGCAGAGAATGACTTGGGCAGCAACTGTTTCTTCTGCCTGGACGAGCGTTTGCTGCCGCCGCTGTAGTCATCCAGAAACCCAGAGTCGTCTCCCTCATTGGTACCTGAGCTGATGCATTTGATGAACACATTCCTATTGGCTGTGGAAGACACCTTTTCAAAGTCCTCCGTCTGCGAGCGGGTGATCTTCTTCTGCCGGTGGCCCCCGAAGCCAAATGAGTGCCGCGTCTTGGCCCGTGGAGGCCCAGCGCCATCGTGAAAGTCCAGCTGAGGGTTGGCCTGGCGTCCGTTGGAGTCCTGGGCTGGATCTAGCGGAGGGGTCTGGATGCGTGGTGGTTCGCTGTTCCTCTTGCTGCTGAAGCGGATGGAGGGTGTGCGGAACAGGCTACGGCGCTTGCCCGTGCTGCTGTTGCTAGAGTTGGTGCTGGAGGGGGACGAGGTGTGGACGCCATTGCCCACGCCGCCTGAGGACGGGGAGGAGGGCAACGAGTCCTGCCTCTTACTCACGCTCCTCCTGAAGATGGGCAGCCTGGAGACGAGCGTGGAGCGGCACGACCCTGATTCGCCCATCAAGGTTAAGCAGCAGTCAGTCACTCTGCAAAACAGACATCCCATCACAGTCAGAGTGAGACACAGTAAAAGGGCTTCAGGTTGATTTTAAAAAAGGTCCcatcaaaaacaaaaacaaattctGGGAACCTATAATTTCAAGTAGGCTATAAATGAATTGGAATAAGCTTGGTTATAGGTTAGGCTATAGGCTGGACTAAGCCTATGCGGTAATACGTTGTTTTACCCATGGGCCTTCAAGTAAGGAATGCTTCCATTCACTTTAACATATCTTTCAATCAATAGGACAAAGAAAAATCCAGTTCGACCAGTAGGCAGTTTCATGAAGACAATAGCCTAAATCATAAACATGGTTCACACAACATCAATTAATTACTCTATAGGCTACATAATCCATAAATAATAACGCCCTTTAATAGCCTAATCTAGGCCTGTTCAAATAGAATGTGTTGCATATCCAGGTTAGAAATGTCCTAGGAGGGTATTATCAAACTTTATTATCAAAGTTTTACATTCCAGCAAACTTCCTTATTTGTAACTAAAGCTACCTCAAAGTCCCACAGAGATAATAGCCTAAACCAGAGATACTGTACTCTGGTCTGTTTTCACACAGTTACACTAGTGTGGCATTTctatgtaaaaggacccatgagcactgTTAACTTGATTATGCCACTCTTAGTGCAAATTTAGAGAAATTAAAAAGACCTAGCTAGTCAACAGGTTCCTTTCAAAATTGCAGTTAATTTTTTCATatctaatttaaaaaaacatgggCTTTAAGTTGGAAGCATTTGTGGAAAACCCTACATGGGAGATGCTAGATAAATGTACGAAGGCGAATCTGCTCACCATTGCAAAGCATTATGACATCAAAGTTGCACATGCCGATTCAAAAGCAGTTGTCAAAGAATtagtctacagtgcattcggaaagtattctgacacAGAGAAATCACTTTTTCTgcatttttgttacgttacagccttattctaaaattgcttaaATCAAGAAagatcctcagcaatctacacacaatactccataatgacaaagcaaaaacagttttagaatttttttgaaaatgtattaaaaataaaaacagataccttatttacataagtattcagactctttgctatgagactcgaaattgagctcaggtgcatcctgtttccatttatcatccttgagatgtttctacaacttgattggagtcgacctgtggaaaattaaattgattggacatgatttggaaaggcacatatctctctatacaaggtcccacagttgacagtgcatgtcagagcaaaaaccagagctccgagacaggattgtatcgaggcacagatctggggaagggtaccaaaccatttctgcagcattgaaggtccccaagaacacagtggcctccatcattcttaaatggaagaagttttgaaccaccaagactcttactagagctggccgcccgggaaAACTgtgcaatcggaggagaagggccttggtcagtggggtgaccaagaaccaaatggtccctctgacagacctctagagttcctctatagagatgggagaaatttccagaaggacaaccatctctgcagcactgccccaatcaggcctttatggtagattggccatttggaagccactcctcagtaaaaaggcacatgacagcccgcttggagtttgccaaaaggcacctaaagactctctgaccatgagaaacaagattctctggtttgatgaaaccaaggttgaactccttggcctgaatgccaagtatcacgtctggaggaaacatagcacccatccctatggtgaagcacggtggtggcagcatcatgccgtggagatgtttttcagcggcagggactgggagactagtcaggatcgaggcaaaaatgaatggagcaaagtacagagaaatccttgatgaaaacctgctccagagcgctcaggacctcagattggggcgaaagttcaccttccaacaggacaacgaacctaagcacacagtcaagacaacgcaggaagggcttaggacaagtctctgaatttccttgagtggccagcaagagaccggacttgaacccgatcgaacatctctggagagaccggaaaataatagctgtgcagcaacgctccccatccaacctgacagagcttgagaggatctgcagagaagggaGAAACtatccaaatacaggtgtggcaagcttgtagcgtcattcccaaGAATGCTCATtgctgtaatcactaccaaaggtgcttcaacaaagtactaagtaaagcgtctgaataattatgtaaatgtgatactttTTTATTTgtcataaattagcaaaaatgaataaaaatcgAGTTTTGCTaggtcattatgtggtattgtgagtagattgagggaaaaaacgatgtaatcaattttataataaggctgtaatgcaacaaaatgtgaaaaaagtcaacgggtctgaatactttgtgaaggcactGATGCTCCTCATTACTTTGTACTTtgctcctcattcactcagcctattgagtctaCTGGTCctactcacacagaactacccaaagccttgacctctttctcccctctctctccaaatgAAATCCTGCGACTAGTGAGGTCCGGCCACTTGACAACCTGCCTGCtcaaccccatcccctcctcccgaccatctctggagaccttctcccattcctcatcccTGACCCCTGGCTGCATCCCCTCTGACTTTAAAATGGCCTGAGTCCCTtccactcttggattgcatcctacctggcagacTGATCCTACCAAGTGACGTGgacaggatctgtgtctgcaccaggtactctcactactggtatCCCCAGCGCTTTAAAAAGATCCATCAAATGAAATGGCTGCATTAAAATATcaacagtaggctataggcctatttcaatcatattgaaatacatttcaagttcaatcaattgagttctattttgctacttgtaggctactgtgtgtatttgtctcaATATACcctcagtgtacaaaacattaggaacaccttcttaatattgagttgcaccccaccatttcccctcagaacagctcaattcgtcagggcatggactctacaaggtgtcgaaagcgttccacagggatgctggacaatgttgactctaatgcttcccacaattgtgtaaagttggctggatgtcctttgggtggtagaccattcttgatacacacgggaaactgttaagcgtgaaaagcccagcagcgttgcagttcttgaatcACTCAAAcgggtgcgcctggcacctactaccataccttgttcaaaggcacttaaatcttttgtcttgcccattcactctctggaacacattcacaatccatgtctcaattgtctcaatgcttaaaaatccttctttaacatgtccCCTTCATCTagcctacactgattgaagtggatttaacaggtgacatcaataacggATCATAGCTTCCACCTTGTCAgtcagtcatggaaagagcacTCAGTGTATTTCATAATGTGTAGTCTTCCATGTGTgcaatgatgtgccaaatctGTGATTTAGTGCATTATTATAGGGTAAGAATTATAATAAActgcctcaatatttgcagctGTAGGTAGGGCTGGGCAATATGGCCTACAAATCATCTAGAAAATGTTTCAAATTTATGACCGATTTACgatatctttttttcttttcttctccAAATAAGCTTTGTTGCACAATTTAAAGGTCAAAAcactgcatttttttttttttttttttttttacctttatttaactaggcaagtcagttaagaacaaattcttattttcaatgacggcctaggaacagtgggttaactgcctgttcaggggcagaacgacagatttgtaccttgtcagctcggggatttgaacttgcaaccttccggttactagtccaacgctctaaccactaggctaaaacAGTAGGTAATAATATGATTAATTCAGGGATTGTCAAATTATAccttggctaaatataagccttcaATCATAAGACCTTGTGTAATTCAATTAACCTGCTTTTTTTTCACTGACTGGCAAACAATATTAATAAATCAAGCACTTAATACACTGGTCATACCTATGCTTGACATTGCTGGTGAATGGCCAAGTATCCACTACCTGtagttttgttttctcatgattgaTGTTGACAAAGAGGTCTTGAAAATTGGAATTGTGTTCTGAAAAATGCAACCAACACAAACATGTCATAGACTTGGCACTATGTTTTTACAGAATCCATAGTCATTCCATTCAGACCAAGTCTGTATGTGCCCTTTTTAAGATAAGATTATGCGGTTTGTGATGGCTTGATATGCTGCTATTGTGTATTGCCCATGTCCCAACTAGTCAAGTTATGTAAGGTCTTCGCACAGCTCACAGCTCACAGACCTACATATTTCTCCCCTCTTTTAACATTAACGGCAGAAACAAGGTGTATAATAGAATGTGACTGATGGGTGTTTCCTGAATAACAACAGCTTACATGTAACAACAATACAACCTCAACCAGATACTGTACTGCAACTGCTATTGTCTTCATGTAATGAATTACCTAGCTATGCATCATCTCACTAAACACAATAACCATTAGCTGCTATATGACTCCAAATACGAGACATTTTACCTATTTCAATTCAAGGCATATACAAAACACTTAATCTCATCCTATCCTCACAAGACTAGTTAGGTCTTCAGTTGAATGCAATGCAGTAACTAGGTAGTAACTAGGTAGTAACTAGGTAAATATAATGTAATAAATCATGCCACACAAAACCCCTTCCATAAAGGGCAGTACTGTAATGTTAGTAGCTATGACAACTAGTTAGCCAGCTAATTCCCTGTTGAAAAACACTTGACAGTTGTTGCACTGGTGCATATAATGCCGAACACGAACTAGATAGGTGCTGTTAGATTGCTATTAAAATGTTAATAGTGGTATATTGATACCTAACTAGACGTAAATCTTGATTAACTTCAGGTATTAAAATGTCGCCTATTGTCacttactaacgttagctagctaaaatctctGCACGCAGAATAGCAGCTCGATCTGTCAAACGTCAACAAATTTGAAGCTGTACGTGCCCAACCATAATCTCAATGTTATTCATGTTGAGGACACATTCAACTGGAAAGCCATGGACCAAGCAAGTAATTCAAACCAAATACAGCCATGATACCAAAGTTACAGAAGACGACTCAAATCTAGTTATCACCGAGCTGTTTAGTTGACAAGCAAGGTGCATGTGAGCCCTCGAGACCCGGCGAAAAAGCTGCGGCTAACTTAAcaagctaaactagctagctaatgttttaCCTGGAGCTGAATTCCAATGTCCAGGCCGCTCCTTTCAGTGATAGACGAAGCTGGTCTGAATATAATTAAATCTCTAATGATTCAATATTAAGTTAACCATGGTGTGCAAACGCATGACAATCTTACGGAAATAg is drawn from Salvelinus fontinalis isolate EN_2023a chromosome 4, ASM2944872v1, whole genome shotgun sequence and contains these coding sequences:
- the LOC129853068 gene encoding serine-rich coiled-coil domain-containing protein 1-like isoform X2, translating into MGESGSCRSTLVSRLPIFRRSVSKRQDSLPSSPSSGGVGNGVHTSSPSSTNSSNSSTGKRRSLFRTPSIRFSSKRNSEPPRIQTPPLDPAQDSNGRQANPQLDFHDGAGPPRAKTRHSFGFGGHRQKKITRSQTEDFEKVSSTANRNVFIKCISSGTNEGDDSGFLDDYSGGSKRSSRQKKQLLPKSFSAHHRFSKNSEQCKPPEVSIELPTSGGTLGSWPGELLGESSLQSPMLSEDHTTALTPSEFNVPITEDTVSEVDALPAPSPADPPDNNFSHVVSTSQVFFMPAQAATDKPLLPDTSTATTTECETAIPVTGPATATAAATPMPPQQQQSQEDKEEGEEEKEDVPVVEEEVRPEQTETSGSEAGPVRSKGYHSNPEQSERRSRNSVLIQEPGKGACCGRHEPGSCHLRKPHTVSMCSSGASPYHEVIRMERRLRSSSEGAGVPRRLHLNLKEPHSATEGNVLLRKRNNSSSSKLGSLDLLNNLGSSELDEDDLMLDLELSDDQRQRHVFREDSSQSLSSCLSLLHSRFEPSGDGIPGREPSGNRIPSREPSGDGIPSREPSGNRIPSREPSGNRIPSREPSGDGIPGREPSGNRILGSEPSGDGIPGREPSGNRILGSEPSGDGIPGREPSGDGIPSREPSGNRILGSEPSGNRILGREPRDATAHREPSRPTTLLPADWCLGREDEALPLRLMQQDCTSVKTLLLRLRRTLQESTDTSPASSLHSLPISPCSEKSLPLKEPGREEALVLQLREKDELILQLQAELESAKAALKPICQKADRTTQTDRPGSE